The Halanaerobium praevalens DSM 2228 genome contains a region encoding:
- a CDS encoding phosphatase PAP2 family protein — translation MIKRFDQKIFLSIYNYTQRHKLLKKSAIFSSKLGAKLFAIIYFLTAVQLFYQANPQIRTFILVPAAVYLLLKLIPVFYNRQRPFVELEIKKLIKQRQDHSFPSNHAASSLVIALVFLEINFVLGFWLILVSILISFSRIMLGVHYPSDILAAWILAFSIYGGGLLLTVS, via the coding sequence ATGATAAAGAGATTTGATCAAAAAATATTTTTGAGTATCTATAATTATACTCAAAGGCATAAACTGCTTAAAAAATCAGCAATTTTTAGTTCCAAATTAGGAGCTAAACTTTTTGCAATAATTTATTTTTTGACTGCAGTCCAACTTTTTTATCAAGCTAATCCTCAAATTAGAACTTTTATCTTAGTCCCAGCTGCTGTTTATCTACTGCTTAAATTAATACCTGTTTTTTATAACCGGCAGCGTCCTTTTGTTGAATTAGAAATTAAAAAGTTGATTAAACAGCGTCAAGACCATTCTTTTCCCAGTAACCATGCAGCCAGCTCCTTGGTTATTGCTTTAGTATTTTTAGAAATTAACTTTGTGCTTGGATTTTGGCTAATTTTAGTTTCAATCTTAATTTCTTTTTCGAGAATTATGCTAGGAGTGCATTATCCTTCTGATATTTTGGCTGCCTGGATTTTAGCTTTTAGTATTTACGGAGGAGGATTATTGCTAACAGTTAGCTAA
- the ychF gene encoding redox-regulated ATPase YchF, with amino-acid sequence MKIGIVGLPNVGKSTLFNALTEAGADAQNYPFCTIDPNVGVVPVPDERLDWLAAKYETESKTPTVIEFVDIAGLVEGASRGEGLGNKFLAHIREVDAIAQVVRCFDDENITHVDGKISPDRDIDIINTELMMADLTQIEKRLEKAKKQAKGGDKVYLKEVESLEKIAAALEAGKNIRQLELSKTGERLVKELQLLSAKPIIYLANVNEDDINTGQNKLVKDVKTHAQKDGAKVVEVSAKIEADIAELDEAEKEMFLDELGLNDSGLDRVIKAGYELLNLLTFLTAGEKECRAWTVEKGSTAPEAAGKIHSDMQKGFIRAEIVSFEELKRVGSMAEAREEGLLRLEGKDYIMQDGDVCHFRFNV; translated from the coding sequence ATGAAAATAGGAATTGTTGGACTACCGAATGTAGGTAAATCAACTTTATTTAATGCACTTACAGAAGCAGGAGCAGATGCACAAAATTATCCTTTTTGTACTATTGATCCTAATGTAGGAGTTGTACCAGTACCAGATGAGAGATTAGACTGGTTAGCAGCTAAGTATGAAACGGAAAGTAAAACTCCAACAGTAATTGAATTTGTTGATATTGCTGGTTTAGTAGAAGGAGCGAGCCGAGGTGAAGGTTTAGGTAATAAATTTTTAGCTCATATCAGGGAAGTTGATGCTATTGCTCAAGTTGTACGTTGTTTTGATGATGAAAATATAACTCATGTTGATGGCAAAATATCTCCTGATAGAGATATTGATATTATAAACACTGAGTTAATGATGGCTGATTTAACTCAGATTGAAAAAAGATTAGAAAAAGCAAAAAAACAGGCTAAAGGTGGAGATAAAGTTTATCTTAAAGAAGTTGAGTCTTTAGAAAAGATAGCAGCAGCTTTAGAAGCTGGAAAAAACATTAGACAACTAGAGCTTTCAAAAACAGGAGAGCGGCTCGTTAAAGAACTACAACTTTTAAGTGCTAAACCAATTATTTATTTAGCAAATGTAAATGAAGATGATATTAATACTGGTCAAAACAAATTAGTTAAAGACGTAAAAACTCATGCCCAAAAAGATGGGGCAAAAGTTGTAGAGGTAAGTGCGAAAATTGAAGCAGATATAGCAGAGCTAGATGAAGCCGAAAAAGAAATGTTTTTAGATGAACTTGGTCTCAATGACTCTGGCCTTGATCGAGTAATTAAAGCTGGTTATGAATTATTAAACTTACTCACCTTTTTAACAGCTGGTGAAAAAGAATGTAGAGCTTGGACAGTAGAAAAAGGTTCTACAGCTCCAGAAGCAGCTGGTAAAATTCATAGTGATATGCAAAAAGGTTTTATTAGAGCCGAAATAGTAAGTTTTGAAGAATTAAAAAGAGTAGGCTCAATGGCAGAAGCCAGAGAAGAAGGTTTACTAAGATTAGAAGGTAAAGATTATATAATGCAAGATGGCGATGTTTGTCACTTCAGATTTAATGTTTAA
- a CDS encoding DUF951 domain-containing protein — protein sequence MSEKYLVGDRVEFKKKHPCGGKNWLILRVGMDFKAKCETCERVIMLSRNKFEKNVKKKL from the coding sequence TTGTCTGAAAAATATTTAGTTGGAGATCGAGTAGAATTTAAAAAAAAGCATCCTTGTGGTGGCAAAAACTGGCTAATTTTAAGAGTTGGAATGGATTTTAAGGCTAAGTGTGAAACCTGTGAGCGAGTAATTATGTTATCGAGAAATAAATTTGAAAAAAATGTTAAGAAAAAACTTTAA
- a CDS encoding tetratricopeptide repeat protein yields the protein MQEADYKNKLSELETDIYQQAVAFLEKGQRKKAAEKLDELLAQKKDFIPALNKKAVIYVYQKEFKQAQNLLNTIITKDPEYAPAITNLGSIEKELGNYKEAKKMYYRAVEVEAEYGPAYNNLGVIFREEGNYAKSVKYLKKARKFGSLSHSLDPDKAFYQDKGCLFVLFLVIILIVILYIILF from the coding sequence ATGCAGGAAGCAGATTATAAAAATAAACTTTCAGAGTTAGAAACAGATATTTATCAGCAGGCAGTTGCTTTTTTAGAAAAAGGACAGCGAAAAAAGGCAGCAGAAAAATTAGATGAACTATTGGCTCAAAAAAAAGATTTTATTCCAGCCCTAAACAAAAAAGCAGTAATTTATGTTTATCAAAAAGAATTTAAACAGGCTCAAAATTTATTAAATACTATAATAACTAAAGACCCAGAGTATGCACCAGCAATTACTAATTTAGGTAGTATTGAAAAAGAGCTTGGAAATTATAAAGAAGCTAAAAAAATGTATTATCGGGCAGTTGAAGTGGAAGCAGAATATGGACCTGCTTATAATAACTTAGGTGTTATTTTTCGAGAAGAAGGCAATTATGCAAAATCTGTTAAATATCTAAAAAAAGCCCGTAAATTTGGTAGTTTAAGTCATAGTTTAGATCCAGATAAAGCTTTTTATCAAGACAAAGGTTGTCTTTTTGTCCTCTTTTTGGTTATAATTTTAATAGTCATCTTATATATTATATTATTTTAA
- a CDS encoding DUF554 domain-containing protein, with amino-acid sequence MIGTIVNVVSVLTGSTLGFIFRGRFPKKIQTTVIHGISLSVILIGIQMGLEIKKDYDILLVIFSLVIGAVIGESLGLEERLNNFGKSLKEKFGSQDDLFVQGFVQSSLIYCVGAMSIMGAIQDGLNNDPSILFTKSVLDGITAIAFAASTGIGVAFSAIPIFLYQGSITLASGWAAIYLTNDMIRIMTASGGLLIIAIGLNLLGATKIKSGNLLPSLLVALILAHFVF; translated from the coding sequence ATGATCGGAACTATTGTTAATGTAGTTTCCGTACTTACTGGAAGTACTTTAGGTTTTATTTTTAGAGGTAGGTTTCCCAAAAAAATTCAAACCACAGTGATCCATGGAATTAGTTTATCTGTTATTTTAATTGGGATTCAAATGGGACTTGAAATTAAAAAAGATTATGATATTTTACTTGTTATTTTCAGTTTAGTAATTGGAGCTGTTATTGGTGAAAGCTTAGGGCTTGAGGAAAGGCTAAATAATTTTGGTAAGAGCCTAAAAGAAAAGTTTGGTTCTCAAGATGACCTTTTTGTACAAGGTTTTGTTCAATCAAGTTTAATTTATTGTGTAGGAGCAATGTCGATTATGGGAGCTATTCAAGATGGATTAAATAATGATCCCAGCATTTTATTTACTAAATCAGTTTTAGATGGGATTACTGCTATAGCTTTTGCTGCGAGCACAGGGATAGGAGTAGCTTTTTCTGCAATCCCCATTTTTTTATACCAGGGCAGTATAACTTTAGCCTCAGGCTGGGCAGCAATTTATTTAACAAATGATATGATTAGAATTATGACAGCTAGTGGAGGCCTCTTAATTATAGCTATTGGTTTAAACTTATTAGGAGCAACTAAAATAAAAAGTGGTAATTTACTGCCATCACTCTTGGTAGCTTTGATTTTGGCCCATTTTGTGTTTTAA
- a CDS encoding ParB/RepB/Spo0J family partition protein, protein MTKKRLGKGLKALINDSENIDQSRVDNIFIDQIEANPYQPRKSFDKEALTELADSIQKNGLIQPITVRKIKAEKYQIVAGERRWRASKLAGLEKIAAIIRDFNDQEMLEIALIENIQRQDLNPIETAEAYKQMLANFEITQSELAEQVGKSRSNISNTIRLLKLAAKVQKYLKKGIITTGHARALLSLADEQTQLAACENIIIQDLTVRETEKYVEKLKKPVANSKKEKTKKKLKPDWKKAASALENSLGKRVEIKQRKANNLLTIEIDNLAELKEIVEKLK, encoded by the coding sequence TTGACTAAAAAAAGATTAGGTAAAGGTTTAAAAGCTTTAATCAATGATTCTGAAAATATAGATCAAAGTAGAGTTGATAATATTTTTATTGACCAGATAGAAGCTAATCCTTACCAACCACGCAAAAGTTTTGACAAAGAAGCTCTAACTGAATTAGCAGATTCTATTCAAAAAAATGGGCTTATTCAGCCAATAACAGTGCGTAAAATAAAAGCAGAAAAATATCAAATTGTAGCTGGAGAAAGAAGATGGAGAGCTTCTAAATTAGCTGGACTAGAAAAAATAGCAGCTATTATTCGTGATTTTAATGACCAAGAAATGCTGGAAATTGCTTTAATTGAAAATATTCAAAGACAAGATTTGAATCCAATTGAAACAGCAGAAGCTTATAAGCAGATGCTGGCTAACTTTGAAATTACCCAGTCAGAATTAGCAGAACAAGTTGGTAAAAGCAGATCTAATATTTCAAATACAATTCGACTCTTAAAATTAGCTGCTAAAGTACAAAAATATTTAAAAAAGGGAATAATCACAACTGGTCACGCTAGAGCCTTATTATCCCTAGCAGATGAGCAGACTCAATTAGCTGCCTGTGAAAATATAATTATTCAGGATTTAACAGTTAGAGAAACTGAAAAGTATGTTGAAAAATTAAAAAAACCTGTGGCTAATTCTAAAAAAGAAAAAACAAAAAAGAAACTAAAACCAGACTGGAAAAAAGCAGCTTCTGCTTTAGAAAACAGTTTAGGTAAAAGAGTTGAAATTAAACAAAGAAAAGCTAACAATCTATTAACTATTGAAATAGATAATCTAGCTGAGTTAAAAGAAATAGTAGAAAAATTAAAATAG
- a CDS encoding ParA family protein, producing MAKKIAIVNQKGGVGKSTTAVNFSASLAEKGNKVLLIDIDPQGNASSGLGINKSEVEDTIYDLLIEAEPAVKAILKTEAQNLDLIPANIELAGAEIELVSLMSRESRLEKSLIKINPAYDYIIIDCPPSLGLLTLNALTAADSVIVPIQCEYYALEGLGQLMNTIDLVRKNLNPDLRIEGVLMTMYDARTNLSQQVIDEVKEYFSELVFKTVIPRNVRLSEAPSFGQTILAYSSKSKGALAYRKLAEEVIALD from the coding sequence ATGGCTAAAAAAATTGCAATTGTTAACCAAAAAGGTGGAGTTGGTAAAAGTACAACAGCAGTTAATTTTAGTGCTAGTTTGGCAGAAAAAGGAAATAAAGTTCTATTAATTGATATTGATCCTCAGGGAAATGCCAGTAGTGGTCTTGGAATTAATAAATCTGAAGTTGAAGATACAATTTATGATCTTTTAATTGAAGCTGAACCAGCAGTTAAAGCTATTTTGAAAACTGAAGCCCAGAATCTCGACCTAATCCCCGCCAATATAGAGTTAGCAGGGGCAGAAATCGAGTTAGTATCTCTAATGTCTAGAGAAAGCAGATTAGAAAAGTCTTTAATAAAAATCAATCCAGCTTATGATTATATAATAATCGATTGTCCACCTTCTTTAGGCTTACTTACTTTAAATGCACTAACAGCTGCTGATAGTGTAATTGTTCCAATTCAATGTGAATACTATGCTCTAGAAGGTTTAGGCCAGTTAATGAATACAATAGATCTAGTTAGAAAAAATTTAAACCCTGATTTGAGAATCGAAGGAGTTTTAATGACAATGTATGATGCTAGAACTAATCTTTCCCAACAGGTAATTGATGAAGTTAAAGAATATTTTTCTGAATTAGTTTTTAAAACTGTAATCCCACGTAATGTTCGTTTAAGTGAAGCTCCAAGTTTTGGCCAAACAATTTTAGCCTATAGTTCCAAATCTAAAGGAGCTTTAGCATATAGAAAACTAGCAGAGGAAGTGATCGCTCTTGACTAA
- a CDS encoding ParB/RepB/Spo0J family partition protein, with protein MQIPFFSRSKKTKNDQIVELKLDQIKVNPFQPRQTFKQSEIKELAQSISNFGLIQAITVRELADGYELIAGERRLRAAKYLEKKTIPAVIKDLSDQEMAEIALIENLQRKDLSFLEEAQAYQRLLVEFDLTQKELAARVAKSQSTISNKLRLLKLEAEVREKILAADLSERHSRALLQLNDAQKQLAAIKKIKEKSLNVRESEKLIKRIKKPVKKQKKIKHLADDLRLYANSLEKRIEEIEASGIKIELEKNKEKNSIEYYIKLFK; from the coding sequence ATGCAAATTCCTTTTTTTAGCAGAAGTAAAAAAACTAAAAATGATCAAATTGTAGAGCTAAAGTTGGATCAAATAAAAGTTAATCCTTTTCAACCACGCCAGACTTTTAAGCAAAGTGAAATCAAAGAATTAGCTCAGTCAATTAGTAATTTTGGTTTAATTCAGGCAATTACAGTCAGAGAGTTAGCTGATGGTTATGAATTAATTGCAGGTGAAAGAAGGCTGAGAGCTGCTAAATATTTAGAGAAAAAAACAATTCCAGCTGTGATCAAAGATCTAAGTGATCAGGAAATGGCAGAGATTGCTTTAATTGAGAATTTACAGCGGAAAGATTTAAGTTTTTTAGAAGAAGCTCAAGCTTATCAAAGATTATTAGTTGAATTTGATTTAACTCAAAAAGAATTAGCAGCTCGAGTTGCTAAAAGCCAATCTACTATTTCTAATAAATTAAGATTATTAAAGTTGGAAGCTGAAGTTAGAGAAAAAATTTTGGCTGCTGATTTAAGTGAAAGACATAGTAGAGCTTTATTACAGCTTAATGATGCTCAAAAACAATTAGCAGCAATTAAAAAAATTAAAGAAAAATCTTTAAATGTACGCGAAAGCGAAAAATTAATCAAAAGAATTAAAAAGCCGGTTAAAAAGCAAAAAAAGATTAAACATCTTGCTGATGATTTAAGGCTTTATGCTAATTCTCTCGAGAAGAGAATTGAGGAAATTGAAGCTTCTGGAATTAAAATAGAATTAGAAAAAAATAAAGAAAAAAATAGTATAGAATATTATATTAAACTCTTTAAATAG